Proteins encoded within one genomic window of Equus caballus isolate H_3958 breed thoroughbred chromosome 20, TB-T2T, whole genome shotgun sequence:
- the LOC138919622 gene encoding MHC class I polypeptide-related sequence B-like isoform X1, with product MAFLPLRCSLQASLSATWLLRQPLPPSPGTCPTCLPISIPHLLQFPLLLSPFLLSCIGKLILVPLHMWIFCILQTLRDSGQHNFSIKHLTCSYFRKFHKFPQIDSFMWSPPCPGSPSLRYNLTVVSHHGSVQPRFFADGYLDGQPFLHYDSEKGRAEPRGLWAGAVLGAETWNTETKDLEKKVKDLKMTLADIMALPDQKGDFHSLQEIRGCEIQEDNSARGLWHFCYDGELFLSYNPKTNEWTVAKSSAQTQAVEIKKSWEADGFQSKDYHARVQGELCGRLRRYQKSWMGFMDHTVPPSVNVTCSQASDGMVTLTCWAFGFSPRNISVTWLQDEEPLSQDAQQSRGVLPDGNGTYQTWVAISIPQGEEQRFMCHVEHSGNHTAHPVTSGKAVVQQFEWPVILALALGGSSIVFIAVTVCVLCYKKKKKTTPAAESTELVSLQSQHQMAPTDLNGTEPLGCQVSAVSP from the exons ATGGCCTTCTTGCCTCTCCGTTGCTCCCTGCAGGCCAGCCTGTCCGCTACCTGGCTCCTTAggcagcccctgcctccctctcctggcACCTGTCCTACCTGTTTGCCCATCTCCATCCCCCACCTTCTGCAattccctctcctcctttcccctttcctgCTTTCCTGCATTGGAAAGCTCATCCttgtgcctttgcacatgtggATTTTCTGCATCCTCCAGACCCTGAGAGACTCAGGACAGCACAACTTTTCTATTAAACATCTTACATGCAGTTATTTCCGTAAATTCCACAAATTTCCACAAATTGACAGTTTCATGTGGTCTCCTCCTTGCCCAGGATCCCCCAGTCTTCGTTATAACCTCACAGTGGTGTCTCACCATGGATCTGTGCAACCGAGATTTTTTGCTGATGGATACTTGGATGGTCAGCCCTTCCTGCACTATGACAGTGAGAAAGGCAGGGCAGAGCCCCGTGGGCTGTGGGCAGGCGCTGTCCTGGGAGCAGAAACCTGGAACACAGAGACAAAAGACTTAGAAAAGAAGGTGAAGGACCTCAAAATGACTCTGGCAGACATCATGGCCCTGCCGGACCAGAAAGGAG ACTTTCACTCCCTCCAGGAGATCCGGGGCTGTGAGATCCAAGAAGACAACAGCGCCAGGGGCTTGTGGCATTTCTGCTATGATGGGGAGCTCTTCCTCTCCTATAACCCGAAGACCAATGAGTGGACGGTGGCCAAGTCCTCGGCTCAGACCCAGGCTGTGGAGATCAAGAAGTCCTGGGAAGCAGATGGCTTTCAAAGCAAGGATTACCATGCCCGTGTGCAGGGAGAGCTCTGTGGAAGACTGCGGAGATATCAGAAATCCTGGATGGGCTTCATGGACCACACAG TGCCCCCCTCAGTGAACGTGACGTGCAGCCAGGCCTCGGATGGCATGGTCACCCTGACGTGCTGGGCTTTCGGCTTCTCCCCTCGGAACATCTCAGTGACCTGGCTTCAGGATGAGGAACCCCTGAGCCAGGATGCCCAGCAGTCTAGGGGTGTCCTGCCTGATGGCAATGGCACTTACCAGACCTGGGTGGCCATAAGTATTCCGCAAGGAGAAGAGCAGAGGTTCATGTGTCACGTGGAACACAGCGGGAACCACACTGCACACCCTGTGACCTCTG GAAAGGCCGTGGTGCAGCAGTTTGAATGGCCAGTCATTCTGGCTCTTGCTCTTGGTGGTAGTAGTATTGTTTTTATTGCCGTGACTGTGTGTGTCCTAtgttacaaaaagaagaagaagacaacaCCAGCTGCAGAGagcacag AGCTCGTTAGCCTGCAATCTCAACACCAGATGGCGCCAACGGACCTGAATGGCACGGAGCCGCTGGGATGTCAAGTCTCTGCTGTCAGCCCCTGA
- the LOC138919622 gene encoding MHC class I polypeptide-related sequence B-like isoform X2, with protein sequence MAFLPLRCSLQASLSATWLLRQPLPPSPGTCPTCLPISIPHLLQFPLLLSPFLLSCIGKLILVPLHMWIFCILQTLRDSGQHNFSIKHLTCSYFRKFHKFPQIDSFMWSPPCPGSPSLRYNLTVVSHHGSVQPRFFADGYLDGQPFLHYDSEKGRAEPRGLWAGAVLGAETWNTETKDLEKKVKDLKMTLADIMALPDQKGDFHSLQEIRGCEIQEDNSARGLWHFCYDGELFLSYNPKTNEWTVAKSSAQTQAVEIKKSWEADGFQSKDYHARVQGELCGRLRRYQKSWMGFMDHTVPPSVNVTCSQASDGMVTLTCWAFGFSPRNISVTWLQDEEPLSQDAQQSRGVLPDGNGTYQTWVAISIPQGEEQRFMCHVEHSGNHTAHPVTSELVSLQSQHQMAPTDLNGTEPLGCQVSAVSP encoded by the exons ATGGCCTTCTTGCCTCTCCGTTGCTCCCTGCAGGCCAGCCTGTCCGCTACCTGGCTCCTTAggcagcccctgcctccctctcctggcACCTGTCCTACCTGTTTGCCCATCTCCATCCCCCACCTTCTGCAattccctctcctcctttcccctttcctgCTTTCCTGCATTGGAAAGCTCATCCttgtgcctttgcacatgtggATTTTCTGCATCCTCCAGACCCTGAGAGACTCAGGACAGCACAACTTTTCTATTAAACATCTTACATGCAGTTATTTCCGTAAATTCCACAAATTTCCACAAATTGACAGTTTCATGTGGTCTCCTCCTTGCCCAGGATCCCCCAGTCTTCGTTATAACCTCACAGTGGTGTCTCACCATGGATCTGTGCAACCGAGATTTTTTGCTGATGGATACTTGGATGGTCAGCCCTTCCTGCACTATGACAGTGAGAAAGGCAGGGCAGAGCCCCGTGGGCTGTGGGCAGGCGCTGTCCTGGGAGCAGAAACCTGGAACACAGAGACAAAAGACTTAGAAAAGAAGGTGAAGGACCTCAAAATGACTCTGGCAGACATCATGGCCCTGCCGGACCAGAAAGGAG ACTTTCACTCCCTCCAGGAGATCCGGGGCTGTGAGATCCAAGAAGACAACAGCGCCAGGGGCTTGTGGCATTTCTGCTATGATGGGGAGCTCTTCCTCTCCTATAACCCGAAGACCAATGAGTGGACGGTGGCCAAGTCCTCGGCTCAGACCCAGGCTGTGGAGATCAAGAAGTCCTGGGAAGCAGATGGCTTTCAAAGCAAGGATTACCATGCCCGTGTGCAGGGAGAGCTCTGTGGAAGACTGCGGAGATATCAGAAATCCTGGATGGGCTTCATGGACCACACAG TGCCCCCCTCAGTGAACGTGACGTGCAGCCAGGCCTCGGATGGCATGGTCACCCTGACGTGCTGGGCTTTCGGCTTCTCCCCTCGGAACATCTCAGTGACCTGGCTTCAGGATGAGGAACCCCTGAGCCAGGATGCCCAGCAGTCTAGGGGTGTCCTGCCTGATGGCAATGGCACTTACCAGACCTGGGTGGCCATAAGTATTCCGCAAGGAGAAGAGCAGAGGTTCATGTGTCACGTGGAACACAGCGGGAACCACACTGCACACCCTGTGACCTCTG AGCTCGTTAGCCTGCAATCTCAACACCAGATGGCGCCAACGGACCTGAATGGCACGGAGCCGCTGGGATGTCAAGTCTCTGCTGTCAGCCCCTGA
- the LOC138919622 gene encoding MHC class I polypeptide-related sequence B-like isoform X3 — MIGPCDMTMFSGREHAELGRAELKSFSGTFLPQLSLRLVDRPDVDKFPAMWLCSVLPFLASIALFAPVDVATGSPSLRYNLTVVSHHGSVQPRFFADGYLDGQPFLHYDSEKGRAEPRGLWAGAVLGAETWNTETKDLEKKVKDLKMTLADIMALPDQKGDFHSLQEIRGCEIQEDNSARGLWHFCYDGELFLSYNPKTNEWTVAKSSAQTQAVEIKKSWEADGFQSKDYHARVQGELCGRLRRYQKSWMGFMDHTVPPSVNVTCSQASDGMVTLTCWAFGFSPRNISVTWLQDEEPLSQDAQQSRGVLPDGNGTYQTWVAISIPQGEEQRFMCHVEHSGNHTAHPVTSGKAVVQQFEWPVILALALGGSSIVFIAVTVCVLCYKKKKKTTPAAESTELVSLQSQHQMAPTDLNGTEPLGCQVSAVSP, encoded by the exons ATGATTGGACCGTGTGATATGACAATGTTTTCTGGGAGGGAACATGCAGAGCTGGGGCGGGCAGAGTTAAAAAGTTTTTCCGGCACTTTCCTGCCTCAGCTGAGCTTGAGGCTTGTGGACCGGCCGGATGTTGACAAATTCCCAGCCATGTGGCTGTGCTCTGTCCTGCCCTTCCTGGCCAGCATTGCCCTTTTTGCTCCCGTGGATGTCGCCACTG GATCCCCCAGTCTTCGTTATAACCTCACAGTGGTGTCTCACCATGGATCTGTGCAACCGAGATTTTTTGCTGATGGATACTTGGATGGTCAGCCCTTCCTGCACTATGACAGTGAGAAAGGCAGGGCAGAGCCCCGTGGGCTGTGGGCAGGCGCTGTCCTGGGAGCAGAAACCTGGAACACAGAGACAAAAGACTTAGAAAAGAAGGTGAAGGACCTCAAAATGACTCTGGCAGACATCATGGCCCTGCCGGACCAGAAAGGAG ACTTTCACTCCCTCCAGGAGATCCGGGGCTGTGAGATCCAAGAAGACAACAGCGCCAGGGGCTTGTGGCATTTCTGCTATGATGGGGAGCTCTTCCTCTCCTATAACCCGAAGACCAATGAGTGGACGGTGGCCAAGTCCTCGGCTCAGACCCAGGCTGTGGAGATCAAGAAGTCCTGGGAAGCAGATGGCTTTCAAAGCAAGGATTACCATGCCCGTGTGCAGGGAGAGCTCTGTGGAAGACTGCGGAGATATCAGAAATCCTGGATGGGCTTCATGGACCACACAG TGCCCCCCTCAGTGAACGTGACGTGCAGCCAGGCCTCGGATGGCATGGTCACCCTGACGTGCTGGGCTTTCGGCTTCTCCCCTCGGAACATCTCAGTGACCTGGCTTCAGGATGAGGAACCCCTGAGCCAGGATGCCCAGCAGTCTAGGGGTGTCCTGCCTGATGGCAATGGCACTTACCAGACCTGGGTGGCCATAAGTATTCCGCAAGGAGAAGAGCAGAGGTTCATGTGTCACGTGGAACACAGCGGGAACCACACTGCACACCCTGTGACCTCTG GAAAGGCCGTGGTGCAGCAGTTTGAATGGCCAGTCATTCTGGCTCTTGCTCTTGGTGGTAGTAGTATTGTTTTTATTGCCGTGACTGTGTGTGTCCTAtgttacaaaaagaagaagaagacaacaCCAGCTGCAGAGagcacag AGCTCGTTAGCCTGCAATCTCAACACCAGATGGCGCCAACGGACCTGAATGGCACGGAGCCGCTGGGATGTCAAGTCTCTGCTGTCAGCCCCTGA
- the LOC138919622 gene encoding MHC class I polypeptide-related sequence B-like isoform X4 → MTLADIMALPDQKGDFHSLQEIRGCEIQEDNSARGLWHFCYDGELFLSYNPKTNEWTVAKSSAQTQAVEIKKSWEADGFQSKDYHARVQGELCGRLRRYQKSWMGFMDHTVPPSVNVTCSQASDGMVTLTCWAFGFSPRNISVTWLQDEEPLSQDAQQSRGVLPDGNGTYQTWVAISIPQGEEQRFMCHVEHSGNHTAHPVTSGKAVVQQFEWPVILALALGGSSIVFIAVTVCVLCYKKKKKTTPAAESTELVSLQSQHQMAPTDLNGTEPLGCQVSAVSP, encoded by the exons ATGACTCTGGCAGACATCATGGCCCTGCCGGACCAGAAAGGAG ACTTTCACTCCCTCCAGGAGATCCGGGGCTGTGAGATCCAAGAAGACAACAGCGCCAGGGGCTTGTGGCATTTCTGCTATGATGGGGAGCTCTTCCTCTCCTATAACCCGAAGACCAATGAGTGGACGGTGGCCAAGTCCTCGGCTCAGACCCAGGCTGTGGAGATCAAGAAGTCCTGGGAAGCAGATGGCTTTCAAAGCAAGGATTACCATGCCCGTGTGCAGGGAGAGCTCTGTGGAAGACTGCGGAGATATCAGAAATCCTGGATGGGCTTCATGGACCACACAG TGCCCCCCTCAGTGAACGTGACGTGCAGCCAGGCCTCGGATGGCATGGTCACCCTGACGTGCTGGGCTTTCGGCTTCTCCCCTCGGAACATCTCAGTGACCTGGCTTCAGGATGAGGAACCCCTGAGCCAGGATGCCCAGCAGTCTAGGGGTGTCCTGCCTGATGGCAATGGCACTTACCAGACCTGGGTGGCCATAAGTATTCCGCAAGGAGAAGAGCAGAGGTTCATGTGTCACGTGGAACACAGCGGGAACCACACTGCACACCCTGTGACCTCTG GAAAGGCCGTGGTGCAGCAGTTTGAATGGCCAGTCATTCTGGCTCTTGCTCTTGGTGGTAGTAGTATTGTTTTTATTGCCGTGACTGTGTGTGTCCTAtgttacaaaaagaagaagaagacaacaCCAGCTGCAGAGagcacag AGCTCGTTAGCCTGCAATCTCAACACCAGATGGCGCCAACGGACCTGAATGGCACGGAGCCGCTGGGATGTCAAGTCTCTGCTGTCAGCCCCTGA